CACGCAAGGATATGCAGATTTTATCAGGAAACTTTTTACGAAATTCGGGTAATCTCTCTTTTGATTCTTTGCCTGTATCACAATAAAAGACAAAAACACTACCTTCTGGATACTCTTTTAACTCATAAGGATTATAAAGAGTTGTATCAGCACCTTCAATAGGTTTTGCAATAATGTCTATAAGCAAAACCTTTTTTCCTTCTTTTTCCAGTTTCTTTTTAGCCTGCAAGAACTCCTCTTGCGTCCACTCATCTTTGAATTCAACCATTTTATCTGTAGTTTCCAAAGTTGATTGGGAAATCAAAGTCAAGTGACTTTAGATGAGCAATGACTGTTTGCAAATCATCCAAAGATTTTCCACTAACACGAATCTCATCACCTTGAATGGCTGCCTGTACTTTAAGTTTAAGACCTTTAATCTCTTTTACAATCTGTTTTGCATCATCTTTGCCAATTGCATCAATAATTGCAAAAACTGCTCTTCTAGTCCCACCACTTGCATCTTCACGACTAGTCTCTTTAAGAGTTTTTGGTGAAAGACCTCGTTTTATAATTTTCCCTATTAAAATATCTATCAATGCATCAAGTTTATTGTCACTTGATGAAATAAGAGTAACTGTTTTTGCTTTTTCATTCAAATTAATCTCTTTTGCAAGTCCTTTAAAATCGTAGCGGTTATCTGCCTCTTTTTGAGCTTGCGCTATAGCGTTCTTTATCTCCTGCATATCTGCTTTTGCTGAGATATCAAAACTATGCTCTTTTGCCATACTATTTCTCCTTTGTACAATGAGATATTTTATAAAATCCATTGCGTGCTCTTAAACGCAATGGCCATTTGTAACTCTTTTCAATAAATTTCTTGCCTATATATGCCACTATTCCATCTATGCAAAATAGACCAGCATCAATAATAGCATATCTTCCGCCAAGAGCAATTGCAAGTCCTCTTAATTTAATGTCTGCTTTTTGCATCTTTTTACCTTTTAGCAAAGCAACTATATTATGTCCTGCAACTGTTCCACTCTGTTCAGCACTTTGGGCAGTAGGAGGAATACGTTTACCATTTCTGTCTTTTAAATCAGCTGCATCTCCTACTACAAAAACATTCTCTGCACCTTTTGGACGAAGGTAACCATTTACTACTATCTGTCCTATTTTATTCTTCTCAAATGGTAAAGATTGAACAAATGGTGCAGCCATAATACCACCTGTAAATATCATAAAATCAAAATCTATGGTTTTGCCATCTTCTAAATATGCACACTGATTTTCAACTTTAGATATATGAGAGCCTGTATGAATGATGACACCAAGCTCTTTTAGACGTTTTTTAGCTTTGTTAACAACATTCGATTTCATACCAGGTAAAATAGAGTTACCTACGAGATGAATTTTAATTTTGCCGCAAGATAGTGAGTTAGAGCGGTAGTAACGGTTGAAAAAAGCTTGCATTTCAGCTGCAATTTCAACACCGGAAAGTCCTGCACCTCCTACTAAAATGCTGTATTTCTCTTTAGACTCTTTTGCGCTTTCCAATCTTTTGTAGAGTTCTGCTTCAAAAAACTGTTTCAGCTTAAATGCAGCTCGAAAGCTTTTAACTCCATGAGAACAGGTTTTCAATCCTGTAACACTCTCAAAAAAGCGAGTTACTGCACCTGCTGCAATGATGATATAGTCATACTCTATTACATTTCCATCTTCACATATAAGGCAGTTACTTTCTGGTTCAAGTCTTTCAGCTGCAGTATGTAAAAATGTCACATTATCGCCAAATCCAGCACATAGTGATCGAAGTCCAATAATTGTATTGTCAAATGGTACTTTACCAGCAATAAGGTCGTATCCTTCAGTTTGTAAAAAGTGGTACGGATGTCTGTCAATTACAGTTATGCGTATTGCAGGGTGTTTAGAAAGTTCATTTAAAGCACAAAGACCAGCATAACTGCCTCCAACTATTACAACATGATGCATAGTAAAACTCCGATATTTTTGATTATATTATACCGGAGTTTTGTATATATTGTTGTGTGACTTGTGTAAATGTCTATATTTTTTCTCTATTTTTCACTTTCTTTAGTATCAATATTTTTAATTGCTTTATCTTTAAATTCTTTTAGTTTAGTTATCAGCTCTTCAAATAGTTTTTCTGCCCTATTTTTACCTTTTATCTCTTTTTCAATCTTATCTATAGCTTCATCTAAAATTTTGTATGTTGTATCACTTGAGCTTGTATAACCAAGAGCTTCAGCAATTTTTAACTCATTTCTAGCTGCATCAATATGTTTAAGAGCTTGATTTTTATCACTTTTTGCAATTTTGCTTGCGGCGTCTATTAATGCTTCTGCTTTTAAAAGAGGTAATGGAATGATTATTTCATTTTGTACCAAAGTTCCAAGAGCCATTTCAAGAATATCTTTTGCCTCTTTTAACTTATTATCTTGCAGATATTTTGCTGCAAGTTTTAATGCTGCTGGATAAGATACAAGAGGTAGATTGATAGTGATTATATCGATTTCACTTTGAAGCCTATTTAAAAGTCGTCTAGCTTCTTGAACCTTACCATCATCAATAAGATCATTTACTAATTCTAAATCTGTTTTAATACTTTTTAGATCACCACTATATTCAGTCGCTTTTACAACAGAGTCTATGGGGAGCATTAAAGGAGCATTTTTATGTGCTAGAATAACTTCAAGTTTACCTATAGCACTCTCTAAATCTTTTTTTGCTCTTTTTAAATCTTTTTTTTCAAGATCATTAAGTACAGTTTTTGTTAAAAATACTGCTTCAACGGCTTCTTTAACTACTTTTAAGTGCTGGTTATTGGCTTCAGATTTTGCACTTTTTACAGCATTTTTGCTAATTTCTGCAGATGTTGTTGCCATAACAGATGTAGTGCAGAGTAAAGCTGTTGTTGCCAGAGATAACAACACTTTTTTCATTATTAACTCCTTCAGATATTTACTATTCTAACTGAAGAAATTTTAGTCTAATTACATCAAGTTTTTCTGCTACTTAAGTATCATTTTTTAAATTTGAAATGAAACTTTTCTACCTTCTTAATATTCATAAAAATAAACGGGGCAAGAAAAAGAGCTTCTAAAATTAGTGAAACAACTACAGCTTTAAATGTACCATCTGGTGTTTGGGTATATGGCAAACCACCTGTGTTCATACCAAAAAAACCTGTTACCAGTGTAAGAGGAAGGA
This Hydrogenimonas thermophila DNA region includes the following protein-coding sequences:
- a CDS encoding YajQ family cyclic di-GMP-binding protein; the encoded protein is MAKEHSFDISAKADMQEIKNAIAQAQKEADNRYDFKGLAKEINLNEKAKTVTLISSSDNKLDALIDILIGKIIKRGLSPKTLKETSREDASGGTRRAVFAIIDAIGKDDAKQIVKEIKGLKLKVQAAIQGDEIRVSGKSLDDLQTVIAHLKSLDFDFPINFGNYR
- a CDS encoding NAD(P)/FAD-dependent oxidoreductase, translated to MHHVVIVGGSYAGLCALNELSKHPAIRITVIDRHPYHFLQTEGYDLIAGKVPFDNTIIGLRSLCAGFGDNVTFLHTAAERLEPESNCLICEDGNVIEYDYIIIAAGAVTRFFESVTGLKTCSHGVKSFRAAFKLKQFFEAELYKRLESAKESKEKYSILVGGAGLSGVEIAAEMQAFFNRYYRSNSLSCGKIKIHLVGNSILPGMKSNVVNKAKKRLKELGVIIHTGSHISKVENQCAYLEDGKTIDFDFMIFTGGIMAAPFVQSLPFEKNKIGQIVVNGYLRPKGAENVFVVGDAADLKDRNGKRIPPTAQSAEQSGTVAGHNIVALLKGKKMQKADIKLRGLAIALGGRYAIIDAGLFCIDGIVAYIGKKFIEKSYKWPLRLRARNGFYKISHCTKEK
- a CDS encoding YfdX family protein is translated as MKKVLLSLATTALLCTTSVMATTSAEISKNAVKSAKSEANNQHLKVVKEAVEAVFLTKTVLNDLEKKDLKRAKKDLESAIGKLEVILAHKNAPLMLPIDSVVKATEYSGDLKSIKTDLELVNDLIDDGKVQEARRLLNRLQSEIDIITINLPLVSYPAALKLAAKYLQDNKLKEAKDILEMALGTLVQNEIIIPLPLLKAEALIDAASKIAKSDKNQALKHIDAARNELKIAEALGYTSSSDTTYKILDEAIDKIEKEIKGKNRAEKLFEELITKLKEFKDKAIKNIDTKESEK